In Paracoccus aminophilus JCM 7686, a single window of DNA contains:
- a CDS encoding capsular polysaccharide biosynthesis protein, whose protein sequence is MCSLETKSAGESSRRIFAFSGGFFRHNRVRRIMELAGCKPRFGLPGPDDAVAVWGASPHAWRGEMMARRSGAGLIRVEDAFLRSVLPGRAKGSVARRGAIGLLIDPFGIHFDPSQPSLIENLVLDPATARFEAAARQGIARLIAADLSKYNAHLPEAALPEPGYVLVIDQTRGDASLRGQGRALFAQMLAVARAENPGAPILLRSHPETAAGLRPGHFTPGDLAPGDIFCDAPVSPWRLLQGAARVYAVSSQLGYEAILAGHRPRIFGAPFYAGWGLSDDEPPVPRRRPVSVERLFAASHLRAPVWYDPCRDALTDFEGALRQIEAEARAWREDHRGHLAYGMRLWKRRPLTRFFGSGALRFAAKATPEVTLVWANRGAEAPQAARVEDGFLRSRGLGAALVPPLSLVVDDLGIYYDPTRPSRFEALLATRLPPAGRARAEALITRIRDSHVTKYNLGGSLPDLPRGHRILVPGQVEDDASIRLGAGAENSNLALLRRVRAENPQAVIIYKPHPDVEAGLRPGGLSVSALEGLADLVAREASTTALLDAVDELWTMTSTMGFEALLRDLPVTTLGAPFYAGWGLTRDLGPVPARRQTRPDLAGFVHAALIAYPRYVDPKSGLPCPVEVALDRLADPGFQSASASNRLLAKLQGAFASQSWLWRR, encoded by the coding sequence ATGTGCAGCTTGGAAACCAAATCCGCCGGGGAGTCTTCCCGGCGGATTTTCGCATTCAGCGGCGGCTTCTTCCGACACAATCGCGTCCGGCGCATCATGGAACTTGCGGGCTGCAAGCCGCGCTTCGGCCTGCCCGGTCCCGATGATGCGGTCGCCGTCTGGGGCGCGAGCCCACATGCATGGCGTGGCGAGATGATGGCGCGGCGCAGTGGTGCGGGTCTGATCAGGGTCGAGGATGCCTTCCTGCGCTCGGTCCTGCCCGGTCGCGCCAAAGGCTCGGTGGCGCGGCGCGGCGCGATCGGCCTGCTCATTGACCCATTTGGCATCCATTTCGACCCAAGCCAGCCTTCACTGATCGAAAACCTGGTACTCGACCCCGCGACTGCCCGATTTGAGGCTGCGGCGCGGCAAGGCATCGCCCGGCTGATCGCGGCGGATCTGTCGAAATACAACGCCCATCTGCCCGAGGCCGCCCTGCCAGAGCCCGGCTATGTGCTGGTCATTGACCAGACCCGGGGCGATGCCTCCTTGCGCGGTCAGGGCCGCGCGCTTTTTGCGCAGATGCTGGCGGTGGCGCGGGCGGAAAACCCCGGCGCTCCGATCCTTTTGCGCAGCCACCCCGAGACAGCGGCGGGCCTGCGTCCCGGCCATTTCACTCCGGGCGATCTCGCGCCCGGCGACATCTTTTGCGATGCACCGGTCTCGCCCTGGCGGCTGCTTCAGGGCGCGGCGCGGGTCTATGCGGTGTCGTCCCAGCTTGGCTATGAGGCCATTCTGGCCGGGCACCGCCCGCGCATTTTCGGCGCGCCCTTCTATGCGGGCTGGGGGCTGAGCGATGACGAACCCCCCGTGCCCCGGCGTCGCCCGGTGTCGGTCGAGCGGCTTTTCGCGGCGAGCCATCTGCGCGCGCCGGTCTGGTATGATCCCTGCCGCGACGCGCTGACCGATTTCGAAGGTGCGCTCCGCCAGATCGAGGCCGAGGCGCGGGCCTGGCGCGAGGATCATCGCGGACATCTCGCCTATGGGATGCGGCTCTGGAAGCGCCGCCCGCTCACTCGGTTCTTCGGCAGCGGCGCCCTGCGCTTCGCCGCCAAAGCGACGCCTGAGGTCACGCTTGTCTGGGCCAATCGCGGGGCCGAGGCGCCGCAAGCCGCGCGGGTCGAGGATGGTTTCCTGCGCTCGCGCGGGCTTGGCGCGGCTTTGGTGCCGCCGCTGTCGCTGGTCGTCGATGATCTCGGGATCTATTACGACCCGACGCGCCCGAGCCGCTTTGAAGCCTTGCTCGCCACCCGCCTGCCACCGGCAGGCCGCGCGCGGGCCGAAGCCTTGATCACGCGGATCCGTGACAGCCATGTAACGAAATACAATCTCGGCGGCAGTCTGCCCGATCTGCCGCGCGGCCACCGCATCCTCGTGCCGGGACAGGTCGAGGATGATGCCTCGATCCGGTTGGGCGCGGGGGCCGAGAACAGCAATCTCGCGCTCTTGCGCCGGGTGCGTGCGGAAAACCCGCAGGCGGTGATCATCTACAAGCCACATCCCGATGTCGAAGCCGGGCTACGTCCCGGAGGGCTTTCGGTCTCCGCGCTGGAAGGGCTTGCCGATCTTGTCGCCCGCGAGGCCAGCACAACCGCATTGCTCGACGCGGTCGACGAACTCTGGACCATGACCTCGACCATGGGCTTTGAGGCGTTGTTGCGCGATCTTCCGGTCACCACGCTCGGCGCGCCCTTCTATGCCGGTTGGGGGCTGACGCGTGATCTGGGTCCGGTGCCCGCGCGGCGGCAGACGCGGCCCGATCTCGCGGGTTTTGTTCATGCGGCGCTGATCGCCTATCCGCGCTATGTCGATCCGAAAAGCGGTCTGCCCTGCCCGGTCGAGGTCGCGCTTGATCGTCTGGCCGATCCCGGTTTTCAAAGCGCAAGCGCCAGCAATCGTCTGCTTGCGAAACTTCAGGGCGCTTTTGCCAGCCAAAGCTGGCTCTGGCGGCGCTAG
- the ribD gene encoding bifunctional diaminohydroxyphosphoribosylaminopyrimidine deaminase/5-amino-6-(5-phosphoribosylamino)uracil reductase RibD, producing the protein MSQQQDDRRHMAHALRLARRGLGNVWPNPAVGAVIVKDDVVLGRGWTQPGGRPHAEPVALAQARGAARGATAYVTLEPCAHHGKTPPCAEALVRAGVARVVTALTDPDARVAGRGHAILRAAGIEVTEGVREAEARALQQGFLSRVTLGRPMVTLKLATSFDGRIALANGESQWITGPEARRHVHVLRLSHDAIMVGGGTARADRPGLNVRGFGPVRQPVRVVVASGAIPDLPPEGPEYGPLWQVAGEIDAVLADLGQRGLTRVFCEGGGLLAASLLKAGLVDELIGYTAGVVLGGDARAAIGALDLTELARAQRFALTETRRIGPDLFHRWQRPF; encoded by the coding sequence GTGAGCCAGCAACAGGACGACCGCCGTCATATGGCCCATGCCCTGCGCCTCGCGCGGCGGGGCCTCGGCAATGTCTGGCCCAATCCCGCCGTCGGCGCGGTGATCGTCAAAGACGACGTGGTGCTTGGCCGCGGCTGGACCCAGCCGGGCGGTCGTCCCCATGCCGAGCCGGTGGCGCTGGCTCAGGCCAGAGGGGCTGCGCGCGGCGCGACCGCCTATGTCACGCTTGAGCCCTGCGCCCATCACGGCAAGACGCCGCCCTGCGCCGAGGCTTTGGTGCGTGCTGGCGTCGCCCGCGTTGTGACCGCGCTGACCGATCCGGATGCGCGGGTTGCCGGTCGTGGCCATGCGATTTTGCGCGCCGCCGGGATCGAGGTCACCGAAGGCGTGCGCGAGGCCGAGGCTCGCGCGCTGCAACAGGGCTTTCTCTCGCGGGTGACGCTCGGGCGGCCGATGGTGACCTTGAAGCTCGCGACCAGTTTTGACGGGCGCATTGCACTTGCCAATGGCGAAAGCCAGTGGATCACCGGCCCCGAAGCGCGCCGCCATGTCCATGTTTTGCGCCTCAGCCATGACGCGATCATGGTCGGCGGCGGCACCGCGCGCGCCGATCGCCCCGGTCTCAATGTGCGTGGCTTTGGCCCGGTGCGTCAGCCGGTCCGGGTCGTCGTTGCCTCCGGCGCGATCCCGGACCTGCCGCCTGAAGGCCCCGAATACGGTCCGCTCTGGCAGGTGGCGGGCGAGATCGATGCGGTGCTGGCGGATCTGGGCCAGCGCGGGCTGACCCGAGTTTTTTGCGAAGGGGGCGGCTTGCTTGCGGCCTCGCTGCTGAAGGCCGGGCTGGTCGATGAGCTGATCGGCTATACGGCGGGTGTGGTTCTGGGCGGCGATGCGCGGGCCGCGATCGGCGCGCTCGATCTGACCGAGCTTGCCCGCGCGCAGCGCTTCGCCCTGACCGAGACCCGCCGCATTGGTCCCGATCTCTTCCATCGCTGGCAGCGGCCGTTCTAA
- the nrdR gene encoding transcriptional regulator NrdR, which translates to MRCPFCGNVDTQVKDSRPAEDNVAIRRRRFCPACGGRFTTYERVQLRDLVVVKTSGRREDFDRMKLERSIRIAMQKRPIEPERIDQMISGIVRRLESLGESDVPSKVIGEIVMETLSRIDTVAYVRFASVYKNFQAADDFDKFVSELRPAVAEE; encoded by the coding sequence ATGCGCTGCCCGTTCTGCGGAAATGTCGATACGCAAGTCAAGGACTCCCGTCCCGCAGAGGACAATGTCGCCATCCGCCGCCGCCGCTTTTGCCCGGCCTGCGGCGGGCGCTTCACCACCTATGAGCGGGTGCAGCTGCGCGATCTCGTGGTCGTGAAAACCTCGGGGCGGCGCGAAGATTTCGACCGCATGAAGCTTGAGCGCTCGATCCGCATCGCCATGCAAAAACGCCCGATCGAGCCCGAGCGGATTGATCAGATGATCTCTGGCATCGTGCGTCGGCTGGAAAGCCTGGGCGAATCCGATGTGCCTTCGAAGGTGATCGGCGAGATCGTCATGGAAACGCTGTCGCGCATCGACACCGTCGCCTATGTCCGTTTCGCCAGCGTTTACAAGAACTTCCAAGCGGCGGATGATTTCGACAAATTCGTCTCGGAACTGCGCCCCGCAGTCGCGGAAGAGTGA
- a CDS encoding TRAP transporter substrate-binding protein DctP, giving the protein MTKSKAFDRRSFLTRASVGGVAAAAGATLAAPAIAQESPTINWRMTSSFPKSTDTLYGTGEYFCKLVEEATDGKFKIQSFSAGEIVGGLQAADAVTEGTVEMAHTVGYYYWGKDPAWAVGSAVPFSLNYRGMNAWNYSGGGIELYNQFLEQYGLYALPGGNTGVQMGGWFRKEINSLEDLKGLKFRVGGFAGYVLERLGVVPQQLAGGDIYPALEKGTLDAVEFTGPYDDEKLGFVKVAPYYYAPGFWEGGPTVHFFFSKEKLEGLPKHYQAIVRAAARAADNYMIASYDWNNPKALMRLVQAGAKVRSFPPEFMSAAFDASNTVYDEMSAKHEWFKKLWDSIKAFRSEHYTYTQLVDFQYDYYMMQLNGQKRL; this is encoded by the coding sequence ATGACCAAATCCAAGGCTTTTGACCGGCGCAGCTTCCTGACGCGCGCTTCGGTCGGTGGTGTTGCCGCAGCAGCAGGCGCGACGCTGGCCGCGCCCGCGATCGCGCAGGAAAGCCCGACCATCAACTGGCGCATGACCTCGTCCTTCCCGAAGTCGACGGATACGCTTTACGGAACCGGCGAATATTTCTGCAAGCTGGTCGAGGAAGCGACCGACGGCAAGTTCAAGATCCAGTCCTTCTCGGCCGGTGAGATCGTGGGCGGCCTGCAGGCGGCCGATGCCGTGACCGAAGGCACCGTGGAAATGGCCCATACGGTCGGCTATTACTACTGGGGCAAGGATCCGGCCTGGGCGGTTGGCTCGGCTGTGCCCTTCTCGCTCAACTATCGCGGCATGAACGCCTGGAACTACAGCGGCGGCGGGATCGAGCTTTACAACCAGTTCCTCGAACAATACGGACTTTACGCTTTGCCCGGCGGCAATACCGGCGTGCAGATGGGTGGGTGGTTCCGCAAGGAAATCAACTCGCTCGAAGATCTCAAAGGGCTGAAATTCCGGGTCGGCGGTTTCGCGGGCTATGTGCTTGAGCGTCTGGGCGTCGTGCCCCAGCAGCTCGCTGGCGGCGACATCTATCCGGCGCTGGAAAAGGGCACGCTCGACGCGGTCGAATTCACCGGCCCTTATGATGACGAAAAGCTCGGCTTCGTGAAGGTCGCGCCCTATTACTATGCGCCCGGCTTCTGGGAAGGCGGCCCGACCGTGCATTTCTTCTTCAGCAAGGAAAAGCTTGAAGGTCTGCCCAAGCATTATCAGGCCATTGTCCGCGCCGCTGCCCGCGCCGCCGACAATTACATGATCGCGTCCTACGACTGGAACAACCCGAAGGCGCTGATGCGTCTCGTGCAAGCCGGGGCCAAGGTGCGCAGCTTCCCACCGGAGTTCATGTCCGCCGCCTTCGACGCCTCGAATACGGTTTACGACGAGATGTCGGCCAAGCACGAATGGTTCAAGAAGCTTTGGGATTCGATCAAGGCGTTCCGCTCGGAGCATTACACCTATACCCAGCTCGTTGATTTCCAATACGATTACTACATGATGCAGCTGAACGGTCAAAAGCGCCTCTGA
- a CDS encoding TRAP transporter large permease — MMELIAQNMAPIMFLSLIAFLLMGYPVAFSLAANGLFFFLIGVELAPLSGGTISLDWNFLGTLPNRMWTQFSNETFLAIPFFTFMGIILEKSGMAEDLLDTIGQLFGPIRGGLAYAVILVGVLLAATTGVVAASVIAMGLISLPIMLRYGYDRRVATGVIAASGTLAQIVPPSLVLIVLADQLQVDVGTMYQGALLPSLMLTASYILFVFLLSIFKPSLVPALPKEARTLGHGVTSLLVVFLLTAGVTYGTYRWLEPSWGANADMIGLIAGAVFAYIVALLDKHLKIGLMSRLAQQVVIVLIPPLTLIFLVLGTIFFGLATPTEGGAMGAAGALVLAIIKKRLNLDLLRQALQSTTRLSAFVMFIMMGARVFSLTFYGVNGHLWIEHLLVSLPGGEMGFVIFVAALVFFLAFFLDYFELAFIVIPLLVAPAKAIGIDLVWFGVILGIVMQTSFMHPPFGFSLHFLRSVAPKRAYRDPVTGQTIEGVTSGQIYLGAIPFMLLQLLMAVIVVLFPTLVTGNKTAHATPGAEVSFELPDLGNSLPPLGGVAPLAPAPTGSETGGGVGGLPGLAPLPGLAPAPAGTESLPGLAPLPGLAPAPEAPATPAIPGANSLPGLGAPPGLEESLGQPAAGAEKPVSGANSLPGLGTPPGMDGALN; from the coding sequence ATTATGGAGCTTATCGCGCAGAACATGGCGCCGATCATGTTCCTGTCGCTCATCGCCTTTTTGCTGATGGGCTATCCCGTCGCCTTCTCGCTGGCTGCAAACGGGCTCTTCTTCTTCCTGATCGGGGTCGAGCTCGCGCCGCTGTCGGGTGGGACGATCTCGCTCGATTGGAACTTCCTCGGCACGCTGCCGAACCGGATGTGGACGCAGTTCTCGAACGAGACCTTCCTTGCGATCCCCTTCTTCACCTTCATGGGCATCATCCTTGAAAAATCGGGGATGGCCGAGGATCTTCTCGACACGATCGGCCAGCTCTTCGGCCCGATCCGGGGCGGGCTTGCTTATGCGGTGATCCTTGTCGGCGTGCTGCTTGCAGCCACCACCGGCGTCGTTGCGGCCTCGGTGATCGCGATGGGGCTGATCTCGCTGCCGATCATGCTGCGCTACGGCTATGACCGGCGCGTCGCGACCGGCGTCATCGCAGCCTCGGGGACCTTGGCGCAGATCGTGCCGCCCTCGCTCGTGCTGATCGTTCTGGCCGACCAGCTTCAGGTCGATGTCGGCACGATGTATCAGGGCGCGCTTCTGCCCTCGCTGATGCTGACCGCGAGCTATATCCTCTTTGTCTTCCTGCTCTCGATCTTCAAGCCCTCGCTCGTCCCGGCTTTGCCGAAAGAGGCGCGCACGCTTGGCCATGGCGTGACCTCGCTTCTGGTGGTCTTCCTGCTGACCGCAGGCGTCACCTATGGCACCTATCGCTGGCTTGAGCCGAGCTGGGGCGCCAATGCCGATATGATCGGGCTGATCGCCGGTGCGGTCTTTGCCTATATCGTCGCGCTTCTGGACAAGCATCTGAAGATCGGGCTGATGTCGCGTCTGGCCCAGCAGGTGGTGATCGTTCTGATCCCGCCGCTGACGCTGATCTTTCTGGTTCTCGGCACGATCTTCTTCGGCCTCGCCACGCCGACCGAGGGCGGCGCGATGGGGGCAGCCGGGGCTTTGGTCCTCGCCATCATCAAGAAACGCCTCAACCTTGATCTGCTGAGACAGGCGCTGCAAAGCACGACGCGCCTTTCGGCCTTCGTCATGTTCATCATGATGGGCGCGCGCGTGTTCTCGCTGACCTTCTACGGCGTGAACGGGCATCTGTGGATCGAGCATCTTCTGGTCAGCCTGCCGGGCGGCGAGATGGGCTTTGTCATCTTCGTGGCGGCGCTGGTCTTCTTCCTGGCCTTCTTCCTCGATTACTTCGAGCTTGCCTTTATCGTCATCCCGCTGCTCGTGGCCCCGGCCAAGGCGATCGGGATAGATCTGGTCTGGTTCGGCGTGATCCTTGGGATCGTCATGCAGACTTCGTTCATGCATCCGCCCTTCGGCTTCTCGCTGCATTTCCTGCGCTCGGTCGCGCCCAAGCGCGCCTATCGCGATCCGGTGACCGGCCAGACCATCGAGGGCGTGACCTCGGGCCAGATCTATCTCGGCGCGATCCCCTTCATGTTGCTGCAATTGCTGATGGCGGTGATCGTTGTGCTGTTCCCGACGCTGGTGACCGGCAATAAGACCGCCCATGCGACCCCCGGTGCCGAGGTGAGCTTCGAGCTGCCGGACCTCGGCAATTCACTGCCGCCACTTGGCGGTGTGGCGCCGCTTGCGCCCGCGCCGACCGGGTCGGAGACCGGTGGCGGTGTCGGCGGCCTGCCGGGCCTCGCCCCGCTGCCCGGTCTCGCACCCGCGCCCGCAGGAACCGAGAGCTTGCCGGGGCTGGCCCCGCTTCCGGGGCTTGCCCCCGCGCCAGAGGCTCCGGCAACCCCGGCGATCCCCGGCGCGAACAGCCTGCCGGGCCTTGGCGCGCCGCCGGGCCTTGAAGAGAGCCTCGGCCAGCCCGCTGCGGGGGCCGAAAAGCCGGTCTCGGGGGCGAACAGTCTTCCCGGCCTCGGCACGCCTCCGGGTATGGACGGCGCGCTGAACTGA
- a CDS encoding TRAP transporter small permease subunit — MDGLLALSRAIDRLTTIVGRAVSWFILAAILISAVNAIIRKASWLWIDTGFAQYYKTNAWLEMQWYLFGAAFMGAAAYTFLQNEHIRIDLIYSRWSRRTQNWIDLFGHIFFLLPFVTLMVWYLYPWVMRSFRSHEMSTNAGGLVIWPAKAMLLVGFALLLAQAISEIIKRIAVLSGKLPDIGAGLSQHEALDAEAEAIARDMKTKLFVPLPDVNLLDASLPDAGRMPSQEKTRDQE; from the coding sequence ATGGACGGGCTCTTGGCCCTTTCCCGCGCCATTGACCGGCTGACTACCATCGTCGGTCGCGCGGTCAGCTGGTTCATTCTCGCTGCAATCCTGATCAGCGCCGTCAATGCGATCATCCGCAAGGCTTCATGGCTGTGGATCGATACGGGGTTTGCGCAATATTACAAGACCAACGCCTGGCTTGAGATGCAATGGTATCTCTTTGGCGCCGCCTTCATGGGGGCTGCCGCCTATACGTTTTTGCAAAACGAGCATATCCGGATCGACCTGATCTATTCGCGTTGGTCGCGGCGTACGCAGAACTGGATCGACCTCTTCGGTCATATCTTCTTCCTGCTGCCTTTCGTCACGCTGATGGTCTGGTATCTTTACCCGTGGGTCATGCGCTCGTTCCGCTCGCATGAGATGTCGACCAATGCCGGCGGTCTGGTGATCTGGCCCGCCAAGGCCATGCTGCTTGTGGGCTTTGCCCTGCTGCTGGCTCAGGCGATTTCCGAGATCATCAAGCGCATCGCGGTGCTGTCGGGCAAGCTGCCTGATATCGGCGCGGGGCTCTCGCAGCACGAGGCGCTTGACGCCGAAGCCGAAGCGATTGCGCGCGACATGAAGACGAAGCTCTTCGTGCCCCTGCCTGATGTCAATTTGCTAGATGCCAGTTTGCCTGATGCGGGCCGGATGCCCTCCCAAGAAAAGACGAGAGACCAAGAATGA
- the cobS gene encoding adenosylcobinamide-GDP ribazoletransferase, whose amino-acid sequence MRNALAEAVLALVWLTRLPLGRFLPAHPPPLARAAWAFPLVGLVIGAGAGLVYGVALWLGLTPVLAALLAVGVQIWLTGGLHEDGLADLADGLGGRDPARRLEIMRDSRIGSYGALTLGLVTALRVAALASLAPVAAVAALLVIPALSRAGMVTAMALMKPARTDGLGKSAGQPNAMGVVLAQTSALALCAVASLSGAWPGLWPFLAVIFGCAFAQLYVKRMAYQKLGGATGDVFGAIQQSGEVGALLALVAAMAEKL is encoded by the coding sequence GTGCGTAACGCCTTGGCCGAGGCGGTTCTGGCGCTGGTCTGGCTGACCCGGCTGCCGCTGGGGCGGTTCTTGCCCGCCCATCCGCCGCCGCTTGCGCGCGCGGCCTGGGCGTTTCCGCTGGTCGGTCTGGTGATCGGCGCGGGGGCGGGGCTGGTTTATGGCGTGGCGCTCTGGCTTGGCCTGACGCCGGTGTTGGCCGCGCTTCTGGCGGTCGGGGTGCAGATCTGGCTCACGGGCGGGCTTCATGAGGACGGGTTGGCCGATCTGGCAGACGGTCTGGGCGGGCGCGACCCCGCACGACGGCTCGAGATCATGCGCGATTCCCGCATCGGCTCTTATGGCGCGCTGACGCTTGGGCTGGTGACGGCTTTGCGGGTGGCGGCCTTGGCAAGCCTTGCTCCCGTCGCCGCTGTGGCAGCCCTTCTGGTAATCCCGGCGCTATCGCGCGCGGGCATGGTCACGGCGATGGCGCTGATGAAACCTGCACGCACCGACGGGCTTGGCAAATCCGCCGGCCAGCCTAACGCCATGGGGGTTGTTCTGGCCCAGACAAGCGCGCTAGCGCTTTGTGCCGTCGCGTCACTTTCGGGGGCATGGCCGGGTCTATGGCCATTTCTCGCGGTGATTTTCGGCTGCGCCTTCGCACAGCTTTATGTCAAACGCATGGCATATCAGAAACTTGGCGGCGCGACCGGGGATGTTTTCGGCGCGATCCAGCAAAGCGGAGAGGTCGGCGCCTTGTTGGCGCTTGTGGCCGCCATGGCCGAAAAGCTGTAG
- the cobT gene encoding nicotinate-nucleotide--dimethylbenzimidazole phosphoribosyltransferase, translating to MAEFNETAAREARARQMQLTKPPGSLGRFESLAEFMAGWQGRPDPRIERAQAVVFAGNHGICMRGVNPFPQEVTALMVRNFEAGGAAINQICRIAGAELSVVALDLDQPTSDFTAGPAMSLAEVEAAMARGAAAVDRKADVLVLGEMGIGNSTIAAALAAATFGGTGRDWVGPGTGSDADGLARKAGVVDEGLARHRGVRTTRDTLAAFGGREQAAICGAVQRARALGLPVILDGFICSAAAAVLLRDDATALDHCLIGHLSAEPGHHRLVAALRKEPVVALDMRLGEGSGAAVALMLLRAALECHNGMATFAEAGIGA from the coding sequence TTGGCCGAATTTAACGAAACCGCCGCCCGCGAGGCGCGCGCACGCCAGATGCAGCTTACCAAACCGCCGGGCTCACTTGGCCGTTTCGAAAGCCTCGCCGAATTCATGGCGGGCTGGCAGGGTCGGCCCGATCCTCGGATCGAGCGGGCGCAGGCGGTGGTTTTCGCCGGAAATCACGGCATTTGCATGCGCGGCGTCAATCCTTTCCCGCAAGAGGTCACCGCGCTGATGGTGCGGAATTTCGAGGCGGGCGGGGCCGCGATCAACCAGATCTGCCGGATTGCCGGGGCGGAGCTTTCGGTCGTGGCGCTGGATCTTGACCAGCCGACCTCCGATTTCACCGCCGGTCCTGCGATGAGCTTGGCCGAGGTCGAGGCCGCGATGGCGCGCGGCGCCGCCGCAGTTGATCGCAAGGCCGACGTGCTGGTCTTGGGCGAAATGGGGATCGGCAATTCGACCATCGCTGCCGCTCTGGCCGCCGCGACGTTTGGCGGCACCGGGCGCGATTGGGTCGGACCGGGCACCGGCTCGGATGCGGACGGCCTCGCGCGGAAGGCCGGGGTCGTCGATGAGGGGCTTGCCCGTCACCGGGGCGTGCGGACGACGCGCGACACGCTGGCCGCTTTCGGCGGGCGCGAACAGGCGGCGATCTGCGGCGCGGTGCAGCGCGCCCGCGCGCTTGGCCTTCCGGTCATCCTCGACGGTTTCATCTGCTCGGCCGCGGCCGCCGTCTTGCTGCGTGACGATGCGACTGCGCTCGATCATTGCCTGATCGGCCATCTGAGCGCCGAGCCCGGGCATCACCGCCTTGTCGCCGCTTTGCGCAAAGAGCCGGTCGTGGCGCTCGATATGCGGCTGGGCGAGGGCAGCGGCGCGGCGGTTGCGCTGATGCTTTTGCGCGCCGCGCTCGAATGCCACAACGGCATGGCCACTTTCGCCGAGGCGGGAATTGGTGCGTAA
- the cobU gene encoding bifunctional adenosylcobinamide kinase/adenosylcobinamide-phosphate guanylyltransferase, with translation MGQKNRIHLVTGGARSGKSVLAEKLVARLGGPAIYIATAEPFDEEMTQRIGLHRDRRGAGWTTIEEPRDLAGALVRSDGQGVRLVDCLTLWLANLEGRADVAALCHVLAAQASPVVLVTNELGLGIVPDNKLARRFRDEHGWMNQAVAEIADEVWMAVSGLPLRLKPQEHDFGRI, from the coding sequence ATGGGACAGAAGAACCGTATTCATCTTGTGACCGGCGGCGCGCGCTCGGGTAAGTCCGTGCTTGCAGAAAAGCTGGTTGCGCGGCTTGGGGGACCGGCGATCTATATCGCCACGGCCGAGCCTTTCGACGAGGAAATGACGCAGCGTATCGGGCTGCATCGCGACCGTCGCGGCGCGGGCTGGACGACGATCGAAGAGCCGCGCGATCTTGCCGGCGCCTTGGTGCGAAGCGACGGGCAGGGGGTGCGGCTGGTCGATTGCCTGACGCTGTGGCTCGCCAATCTGGAAGGGCGCGCCGATGTCGCGGCGCTCTGCCATGTCCTCGCCGCGCAGGCCTCTCCGGTGGTGCTCGTGACCAATGAGCTTGGGCTGGGCATTGTCCCCGACAACAAACTCGCCAGACGCTTTCGCGATGAACACGGTTGGATGAACCAAGCCGTGGCCGAAATCGCGGATGAGGTCTGGATGGCTGTCAGCGGTCTGCCGCTACGGCTGAAACCGCAGGAGCATGATTTTGGCCGAATTTAA